TGAAGAGTTTTTAAACGGTGTTTAAACACCTTCTCGGATGGATTTGAATAATGCCCAAACCCAGCAGCATAGAAATTTTGCCACAGGCGGTCAAAGAGTGGCTGGACACGACTCTGGTTGAAAAGAATTTCAGCGGATATCAGCTGCTCGAAAATGAGCTTAAAGAGCGCGGATATCAGATCAGCAAGAGCGCCATCCACAGATACGGGCAGAATTTTGAAAAGAGACTGTCTGCCGTAAAGATAGCGACAGACCAGGCAAAGGCGATTGTCGAAAATTCCAGGGATGATTCCGCCTCTGTATCGGAAGCCCTGATGACGCTGGTTCAGGAAAAGATATTCACTGTGCTTATGGATTTTGACCCTGACCCGGCAACACTTAATCTTAACGGTCTCGCAAAGTCAGTCGCTGAACTTGGCCGGGCTTCGGTCACCCAAAAGAAATGGGCTTCAGAAGTCAAGAAGAAGGCAGAGGAAGCCGCAGCCAGCGTGGTTGATACAGCCAAAAAAGGCGGTCTTAGTGATGATACCGTGGACGAGATCAAACGCCGGATATTGGGGATAGCATCATGACAATTACCGAAATCCCTGATCCGCTTGTTAAATATCAGAAGTCCTGGGCTGAGGATAATTCAGAAGTGGCCATCATAGAAAAGTCCAGACGTACAGGTATTTCATGGACAGAGGCTGGAATAACAACGCTTGAGGCATCTGCCAAGTCCGGCATGAACGCCTGGTACATCGGCTACAACAAAGACATGGCTTACGAGTTCATTCTGTACTGCGCCTGGTGGGCAAAGCTCTACAACCTCGCGGCGGGAGAAATCGAGGAAACTGAGGAAGTTTTTAAAGACGGAGATGAAAGCAAGTCCATACTTTCCTTTGTGATCCGTTTTGATTCAGGTTGGCGCATCACGGCTCTTTCATCCAGACCTGCCAACCTTAGAGGCAAGCAGGGCCGGGTTATCATAGATGAAGCAGCTTTCCACGAACAGCTCGGAGAACTTCTGAAAGCGGCAATGGCTCTTTTGATGTGGGGCGGCAAGGTTCGCATCATTTCCACACACAACGGCGTGGATAACGAATTCAACGAAGTCATTACCGAGGTCAGGTCAGGCAAAAAACCTTACAGCCTGCACAGGGTGACTCTTGATGAAGCCCTGGAAGACGGAATTTACAAAAGAATCTGCATCAAGCTTGGGAAAGAATGGAGTCCTGAAGCGGAAGCTGTCTGGCGTCAGAATCTTCTGGATTTTTATGGAGACGCGGCTGACGAGGAACTCTGCTGCATACCAAGCAAGAGCGGCGGAACATGGCTACCAATAAGCCTGATAGAGGCAAGGATGAACAGGGACACGCCAGTTCTGCGGGTAGAAAGGACTGACGAATATACCCTGAAACCTGAACCAGAGAGAATCGCTGACATTGCAGCCTGGTGCGAGGAAGAGCTTCTTCCACTGATTTCAAAAATACCAAAGAACTCAAAGACCGTCTTCGGCGAGGACTTTGCCAGAAACGGAGACCTTACAGTCATAACGCCCCTGATTATAGAGCAGGATTTGAGAAGGCGGTCTCCATTTGTTCTTGAAATAAGAAACATGCCTTTCAAACAGCAGGAGCAGATCCTTTTTTACCTTGTCGACCGCTTGCCAGGATTTTGCGGCGGAGTAATGGACGCGAGGGGCAATGGCCAGTACCTGGCAGAGGTCGCGGCCCAGAGATACGGAGTCGGCAGAATCGTCCAGCTGATGCTGTCCGAGGGCTGGTATCTGGAGAACATGGCTCCTTTCAAGTCCGCAATGGAAGACGGATCGATATACGATATTCCGGGTGACAAGGACATTCTCGCGGATATGAGGGCGTTCAAGATTATCAAGGGCGTTCCCAGAATACAGGAAAGAAGCACAGACGGAAAAGGACAGAAAAGACACGGAGACGCGGGTATTGCCTTTGTTCTTGGATATTTTGCCTCACGAACAATGGACGGAATGTCTGACGTAATTGAGGTTATGACGGCCCTTCCGCGTGAATCGGACAGGTTTTTGAGGGGGTACAATGACTGAAGGCATATGGATAAGCCCCACAGAGTTTCTTTCCTTTTCGGATACCGAGCATGAACGTGCCGGACTTTTAAGCGAGCTTAACGGCTCAGGCATTTTAGGCGGTTTTGATCCTTATTCATGGCTCGGCATTCTGCCTGATCCTGACCCCGTGCTTCAAAAAACTGGTGACGGGATCAAGGCCTTAAGGGCGCTTACGTCAGACGACAAGGTTCTTTCCTGTATCCAGAACCGCAAGCTTGGAACACTCAAGAAACGTGATTTTGCCTTTACGCCAGGAGCGAAAAAAGGCCTGGAGGCAACTCCCGACGCTGTCCGGGTCTGCGAGGCACTGGAAAAGGATCTTGAAAACGTAGATCTCTACAACATCATGAGTCAAATGCTGGATGCGCCTTACTACGGAACGGCTTTTAGCGAGCTTATATGGGAACCAAATGGCGGGAGTCTCAGGCTGAAAGAAATCAAACCAAGGCCTGCTGAATGGTTCGGCTTCGACGGTTTCCACAGGCCTGTGCTCCGGAATAATGAAAATGAGCCAATCCAGTTCGGCAAGCTGGTTATGGCAAGGCATTTTCATGATGCGGTCAATCCGTATGGACTAAGGCTTTTGTCCAGATGTTTCTGGCCCGTAGCGATCAAGAAAGGCGGAATCAAGTTCTGGACAATTCTTTGCGAAAGATTCGGCATCCCCTGGGTTATCGGCAAGGTGAACGGAGATGAAACAGCCAGAAGATCCGCTGTGTCACAGCTTACGGCAATGGTTCAAAATGCAGTTGCTGTGGTTTCAAACAATACAGAGGTTGATATTCATACCCTGGATAACAAGGGTGGAAACATTCACTCAGACCTGATCCGCATGTGCGACACAGCCATAGCAAGGGTTCTGCACGGCCAGTCCATAACCAATGAAGGCGGCAAGACAGGCACTTTCGCGGAATCAAAAACCAGCTTCGACGCTCTGGGCGATTTCAGGGAAGCTGATGAGCACCTGATCATAACTTTCTGGCAGGAACTGGCCTGGATTTACACAAAGATAAACGCTCCGGAAGGAACGCTGTCTCCGACTTTCAAATACATTGATCCGGAGGATTACGAGTCAAGGGCAAAGATAGATGAGGCCGTATCAAAGACAGGGGCAAAGTTCACCAAGGTCTATTACACCCGCAACTATGGCTACAAGGATGATGAAATTGAAGTCGGATCTTCTTCGCCTGAAGAAAATCCCGCATCAGTACCGCCTCAAAAGGGAAATAAGGGGGATGTTTCCAAAGATGAAGGTGCTTCCGATTTTTCGACAGGAAAAAAGGGCAATGAAGAAACAGACGATCCTGACCAGATCGCCCTTGATGAGATGCTCGACGGAATTATTCCCGAAGCTGCCGATGCCCACGGAATAACTAAAGCACTGTCAGAGATAATAAACCAGGCTGAATCGTTCGAAGAACTGCATACAAGACTGGAAGAGGCTCTTCCGGAACTGATGGGATCTGAAGGCATGGAGGAAGTCCTTACAAGGGCGATGTTTGCCGCTGACCTCTGGGGACGCTTCACCACAAGCTCCGCTCTCTCACAGGGTGAGGGTACGAAATGACAAAACCCGATGGCCTACCATTCAAGGACGCCATTAAGTTCTGGGAATCCAAAGTTCCAATGGAGCCAAAGGCATACAAAGAGCTGTGGAACGAACAGAAGGTCAATGCCTTTGCAGTTTCAGGCGTGTCGAACATGGACACGGTTATGGATCTTTACAGGAGCCTTGGCAAGGCAATCAGTGAAGGTCAGTCATTCGGAGCATGGAAAAAACAGCATGCGGATCTGTGGGAGCAGAAAGGATGGACAGGCAAGTCGGCATGGCGGGTGGACAACGTATTTCGCACAAATGTTCAGACCGCGCTTCAGGTCGGTCGTTACAACCAGATGTCCCAGTCAGTCGATGACATGCCCTTCTGGATGTACAGCGCAGTTTCAGACAGAAGGACAAGGCCGACTCATCTTGCCATGAATGGCCAGGTTTACCGCTTTGATGATCCGTTCTGGGACAGCTGGTATCCGCCAAACGGATTCAGATGCAGATGTACGGTCAGGCCGCTTAGTGAGGGCCAGGTGAAACGAAAGGGTGTTGAGGTTCAATCAGGCATGCCAGGCCTTATAGAGCCTGTTGATCCGAAGACAGGAAGAAAGATGCCAGCCAGGCCGCTCGTGCCTGATCCGGGATTCAATTTCCATCCGGGAAAGGCGCATTACCAGCCTGATCTTTCAAAGTATCCGGCGACCCTGAAACAGAGGTTTCTTGAAAAGTTTCTGGAAAGAGCCTGCCCTGATGACAGGATGGATTTTTCAGAGTCGTCTTGCTTCAAACGTCTCAAAAAACATTTGAAACAGGAAGACCTTGAAAGCCTTCAGACCCTTGCCTGGGCAGAGGGTGAACGAATGAAGAAGGAATACAGGGAATGGGTGGCAGGAGTCATAGAATCCA
Above is a window of Desulforegula conservatrix Mb1Pa DNA encoding:
- a CDS encoding phage head morphogenesis protein, whose amino-acid sequence is MTKPDGLPFKDAIKFWESKVPMEPKAYKELWNEQKVNAFAVSGVSNMDTVMDLYRSLGKAISEGQSFGAWKKQHADLWEQKGWTGKSAWRVDNVFRTNVQTALQVGRYNQMSQSVDDMPFWMYSAVSDRRTRPTHLAMNGQVYRFDDPFWDSWYPPNGFRCRCTVRPLSEGQVKRKGVEVQSGMPGLIEPVDPKTGRKMPARPLVPDPGFNFHPGKAHYQPDLSKYPATLKQRFLEKFLERACPDDRMDFSESSCFKRLKKHLKQEDLESLQTLAWAEGERMKKEYREWVAGVIESMQPKGEVYPMANLPLKVCNSMEKQPQLALVVIDDHAVTHLVRETKKARGQALTADEVTELADRFAAAEWYLDQEDPAVVMTWVRSGDELVKMIIRTDRAIGKGIANQVVTAGVVKDYSIESNLRYRKVGM
- a CDS encoding terminase large subunit domain-containing protein yields the protein MTITEIPDPLVKYQKSWAEDNSEVAIIEKSRRTGISWTEAGITTLEASAKSGMNAWYIGYNKDMAYEFILYCAWWAKLYNLAAGEIEETEEVFKDGDESKSILSFVIRFDSGWRITALSSRPANLRGKQGRVIIDEAAFHEQLGELLKAAMALLMWGGKVRIISTHNGVDNEFNEVITEVRSGKKPYSLHRVTLDEALEDGIYKRICIKLGKEWSPEAEAVWRQNLLDFYGDAADEELCCIPSKSGGTWLPISLIEARMNRDTPVLRVERTDEYTLKPEPERIADIAAWCEEELLPLISKIPKNSKTVFGEDFARNGDLTVITPLIIEQDLRRRSPFVLEIRNMPFKQQEQILFYLVDRLPGFCGGVMDARGNGQYLAEVAAQRYGVGRIVQLMLSEGWYLENMAPFKSAMEDGSIYDIPGDKDILADMRAFKIIKGVPRIQERSTDGKGQKRHGDAGIAFVLGYFASRTMDGMSDVIEVMTALPRESDRFLRGYND
- a CDS encoding DUF3486 family protein; translation: MPKPSSIEILPQAVKEWLDTTLVEKNFSGYQLLENELKERGYQISKSAIHRYGQNFEKRLSAVKIATDQAKAIVENSRDDSASVSEALMTLVQEKIFTVLMDFDPDPATLNLNGLAKSVAELGRASVTQKKWASEVKKKAEEAAASVVDTAKKGGLSDDTVDEIKRRILGIAS
- a CDS encoding phage portal protein family protein, translated to MTEGIWISPTEFLSFSDTEHERAGLLSELNGSGILGGFDPYSWLGILPDPDPVLQKTGDGIKALRALTSDDKVLSCIQNRKLGTLKKRDFAFTPGAKKGLEATPDAVRVCEALEKDLENVDLYNIMSQMLDAPYYGTAFSELIWEPNGGSLRLKEIKPRPAEWFGFDGFHRPVLRNNENEPIQFGKLVMARHFHDAVNPYGLRLLSRCFWPVAIKKGGIKFWTILCERFGIPWVIGKVNGDETARRSAVSQLTAMVQNAVAVVSNNTEVDIHTLDNKGGNIHSDLIRMCDTAIARVLHGQSITNEGGKTGTFAESKTSFDALGDFREADEHLIITFWQELAWIYTKINAPEGTLSPTFKYIDPEDYESRAKIDEAVSKTGAKFTKVYYTRNYGYKDDEIEVGSSSPEENPASVPPQKGNKGDVSKDEGASDFSTGKKGNEETDDPDQIALDEMLDGIIPEAADAHGITKALSEIINQAESFEELHTRLEEALPELMGSEGMEEVLTRAMFAADLWGRFTTSSALSQGEGTK